A stretch of the Aerosakkonema funiforme FACHB-1375 genome encodes the following:
- a CDS encoding NAD(P)/FAD-dependent oxidoreductase has translation MSHVAIIGCGVVGAAIAYELSQVPGLNITVLDKQSPPSFSAIRGEVREINHSYQGSTSAALGVLMGAISQKVKGKAWQMRQTSIQRYETLIPELEAAIGRKIPFNRQGILMLCLEGENLPSWEELVKVRADQGWHLEIWDTAQLQVKCPQLSLAKISAAVYSPQDRQVDPTALTVALVEAADRNGVSFQFGVSVLGMETTVSDGENFSACKQIDTTNGTIEVDWLVIAAGLGSTPLTASLAQSIEIGPVLGQALHLRLEHPLGNPDFQPVITGNDVHIVPVGGGDYWVGATVEFPVDGYEVVADASQLDAVMDGAIAFCPELAQATIMKTWSGLRPRPSGRPAPIIGNLPGFSNILLATGHYRNGVLLAPATAQAIREAILGKNTVF, from the coding sequence ATGAGTCATGTTGCAATTATAGGGTGCGGTGTTGTTGGGGCGGCGATCGCCTACGAACTCAGTCAAGTTCCCGGACTGAACATTACAGTTCTGGACAAACAATCACCCCCCTCTTTCTCCGCTATCAGGGGAGAAGTCAGAGAAATCAACCATTCCTACCAAGGTTCTACAAGTGCTGCCTTGGGTGTTTTGATGGGTGCTATCAGTCAAAAAGTCAAGGGTAAGGCGTGGCAGATGCGCCAGACTAGCATCCAGCGCTACGAAACTTTGATTCCGGAATTAGAAGCTGCGATCGGGCGTAAAATTCCTTTTAACAGGCAGGGAATTCTCATGCTTTGTCTGGAAGGGGAAAATTTACCTAGTTGGGAAGAGTTGGTAAAAGTTCGCGCTGACCAAGGTTGGCATTTAGAAATTTGGGATACTGCCCAATTACAGGTTAAATGTCCGCAACTGAGTTTGGCAAAGATTAGCGCGGCTGTCTATTCTCCCCAAGATAGACAAGTCGATCCCACCGCTCTTACGGTAGCTTTAGTGGAAGCAGCCGATCGCAACGGTGTGAGTTTCCAGTTTGGGGTCAGCGTTTTGGGGATGGAAACAACAGTGTCAGATGGAGAGAATTTCTCTGCCTGCAAACAGATTGACACCACAAATGGCACGATAGAAGTTGATTGGTTGGTGATAGCGGCGGGGTTGGGTTCGACACCGCTCACCGCATCTCTGGCACAGTCGATCGAGATCGGACCGGTATTGGGACAAGCATTACATTTACGATTAGAGCATCCTTTGGGAAACCCAGATTTTCAGCCGGTCATTACTGGTAATGATGTGCATATCGTGCCGGTGGGAGGCGGGGATTACTGGGTAGGCGCTACCGTTGAGTTTCCCGTTGATGGGTATGAGGTAGTAGCAGATGCAAGTCAACTGGACGCGGTGATGGATGGTGCGATCGCATTTTGTCCGGAATTAGCACAAGCTACAATTATGAAAACTTGGTCGGGTTTGCGTCCGCGCCCGTCAGGTCGCCCAGCCCCAATTATCGGCAATTTGCCAGGGTTTAGCAACATTCTCTTAGCAACAGGTCACTATCGCAACGGTGTTTTGTTAGCACCTGCGACTGCACAAGCAATTCGCGAGGCAATTCTAGGAAAAAATACTGTATTTTAA
- a CDS encoding alpha/beta fold hydrolase, with product MAINEESIEVGGLKWFYREAKPLGRSDRLPVLLLHGLPSQSYSWTEVMPALAEKGYPAIAPDWIGYGFSSKPDRRDFAYTPDAFVDSLTAFIQTLEIDRLSLVVQGFLGSCGIQYALRHPDKIECLAILGAPVSTAAKLPWKIQQLGLPFVGDMLTQDPLLVDRTLEGGSRYGISDKDLDVYRRPFLKSSDAGRSLMWTVRNLQLQESMAEIETGLRKWTQRTQFVWGMKDPWLSFSQMEPLATAMQNGEVCKLEEAGHYPQEHCSGAVSEALLGFLRR from the coding sequence GTGGCAATAAATGAGGAATCGATCGAAGTTGGTGGGCTGAAATGGTTCTACCGGGAAGCGAAACCCTTGGGCAGAAGTGACAGACTGCCGGTGCTGTTGCTTCACGGTTTGCCTTCCCAGAGTTACAGTTGGACTGAAGTGATGCCAGCTTTGGCGGAAAAAGGGTATCCTGCGATTGCGCCCGACTGGATTGGTTATGGCTTCTCATCAAAACCCGATCGCCGCGATTTTGCCTACACGCCGGATGCCTTCGTTGACAGTCTAACAGCATTTATCCAAACCCTAGAAATCGATCGCCTTTCCCTAGTTGTACAGGGATTTTTGGGGTCATGCGGCATTCAATACGCCTTGCGCCACCCAGACAAAATCGAATGCTTGGCCATTTTGGGCGCACCTGTCTCAACTGCTGCGAAACTACCTTGGAAAATTCAACAACTGGGATTGCCATTTGTCGGCGATATGCTGACGCAAGACCCCCTCTTAGTTGACCGCACTCTAGAAGGCGGTAGTCGTTACGGAATATCAGATAAAGATTTGGATGTGTATCGGCGTCCCTTCCTCAAGAGTTCCGATGCGGGACGAAGTTTGATGTGGACGGTGCGGAATCTCCAGTTACAGGAGTCGATGGCGGAAATTGAAACCGGTTTGCGGAAGTGGACGCAACGAACTCAATTTGTGTGGGGGATGAAAGACCCTTGGTTATCCTTTAGCCAGATGGAACCTTTAGCCACGGCGATGCAGAATGGGGAAGTCTGCAAACTGGAAGAAGCAGGGCATTATCCGCAAGAACATTGCTCTGGTGCAGTCAGCGAAGCTCTATTAGGGTTTCTTCGCCGCTAA
- the psbQ gene encoding photosystem II protein PsbQ — protein sequence MTRYRSFLALVLAFLTAFLVSCGSPAAKTPPTYTADQTALIQDYVSRIETSRERLPELAKLIQDENWVFVKNFIRGPLGELRSRISVIQRNLLPNAKAKATELAKEVAENLIAIDEAAQKRDYKAAISSYGALQRNIDAFLSLAPGA from the coding sequence ATGACACGTTATCGGTCTTTTCTAGCCTTGGTGCTGGCATTTTTGACAGCATTTTTGGTAAGCTGCGGCTCTCCTGCTGCCAAAACGCCTCCTACTTACACGGCAGATCAAACAGCGCTGATTCAGGATTATGTTTCCAGAATCGAGACTTCCCGCGAGCGCTTGCCGGAATTAGCGAAGCTGATCCAAGATGAAAATTGGGTTTTTGTCAAGAATTTTATTCGCGGGCCTTTGGGTGAATTGCGATCGCGCATCAGCGTGATTCAGCGCAACTTGCTTCCAAATGCCAAAGCAAAGGCGACTGAATTAGCCAAAGAGGTGGCAGAAAACTTAATTGCGATCGATGAAGCTGCACAAAAGCGCGATTACAAAGCGGCTATCAGCAGTTACGGCGCACTGCAAAGAAACATAGACGCTTTCTTGTCTTTGGCTCCCGGAGCATAG